From the genome of Elusimicrobiota bacterium, one region includes:
- a CDS encoding phosphatidylglycerophosphatase A, with protein sequence MTNIKPGIAVVLANIVSTFFGVGYTGFIKGRGQGTVASFVAMVVLFLLHRKINTYTEAGILVVFIIIAIITSGITEKFYGVKDDPRVVIDEVVGCLVTMFLLPKSIIFLTAGFILFRVFDILKPFPAKLSQNLSGGIGIVVDDIIAGIYANVVIYISAYAIMLLYK encoded by the coding sequence ATGACAAATATAAAACCCGGGATAGCTGTTGTATTAGCTAATATTGTGTCCACTTTTTTTGGGGTGGGGTATACAGGGTTTATAAAAGGAAGAGGGCAGGGAACCGTTGCTAGTTTTGTTGCTATGGTTGTCTTGTTTTTGCTTCATCGTAAAATTAATACTTATACGGAAGCGGGTATTCTGGTTGTTTTCATTATTATCGCTATTATTACTTCCGGGATTACAGAAAAGTTTTATGGTGTTAAAGATGACCCGAGGGTGGTTATCGATGAAGTTGTGGGGTGTTTGGTTACAATGTTTCTTTTACCAAAGAGTATCATTTTTTTAACTGCAGGGTTTATATTGTTCCGGGTGTTTGACATACTAAAACCTTTTCCAGCGAAACTCTCACAAAACCTGTCCGGCGGGATTGGGATTGTTGTAGATGATATTATAGCCGGGATTTATGCTAATGTTGTGATTTACATATCCGCATACGCCATAATGTTACTGTATAAATAA